The DNA region CAAtgtgttatatatatatatatatatatatatatatatatatatatgacaaaaaaattaatatagtatattaaaGAAACACTTACTCTTTTCAATATCTTCAATTTCTCTGTACAAATCAAGATCATCGTCAGTTGGATCCTTATATAAGCTGAAATCATCTGCCTTGAGCCAATCATTGGTACACACCAATGCCTCCACCATTTTTGGACTCAAACTGGTTCTAAAAGGATCCACAACCCTTTTACCCAAGCTAAAAGCAGATTCACTAGCAACTGTTGAGCTTGGAATTGCAAAGATATCCTTTGCGATGAGTGAAAGGATTGGATACTTAGTTCCATTTACTTTCCACCAGTCCAAAAGATTAAAAGAAAGATTAGACCGCTGCTCCATCTCATCGGCAAGGTACTTATCTACTTCGTTGGATATTTGTTTAAGTTTATCTTGAGAAACTTCTTCTTGCACTCCATTATAAATGTCATCAAAAAGATGCAAACCACATTGGCCAATGGTGTCATTATCGTCCGCATTTTCATGGAGCGGCCTCTGGGTGGACAACGTATCATTCACTCCTTTATACTCTACCCACAAAGTTATCAAATCATTTTTGAATTGGCCACATAACTCTTGAAGCTCTTGTTCATCCACTCTGCTCTTGACTCTTAATTTCTTAACGCTAACTTTTAGCGTTCTAAGCTTGTTCCTCGGATCTAGGACATTGGCAATAAAAATCAATGGATTCATTTTATTCCAATCCCCCCAGTATTTGTCAAATTTGACCTTCATTGCTTTTGCAACCTTTGAAAGAGTCGGATCCGAATCATCATGACACTTTTTCTCGATCTCAATTTGTAGAGCAAACattgaaattgaaatcaaaTGAGATGTGGGAGTTTTTTATGCACTTAACTCTAAAGTAGCATCATAGAAATTTTTGAGGAAGTGTACAAATGCTTTTGCATTCTCCCAATCCTCTGCAATTGGAGGCCCCATCCTTTCTTTACCCTTTTCATCTTTCTCGCGAAAGTATTTCATAAATGGAACCCATTCTTCGGCCATCCTTTCAAATACCCTTCTGTACTTCAATGCACTGTCAAGCATTTTATAGGTTGAATTCCACCTAGTTTTCACATCCATGGGTACCGTTGACACACTAGAAAACTTGGCTAATATTGAAAACTCCCTAAATTTGCTCAATCTAGAAggagaagaatgaagaaacACAACTGCATTCCTAATAGACTTGATTGAATGATTGAGCTCTTTCAAGCCATCCTTAACAATCAAGTTCAGTATATGACAAGTACATCTCAAGTGCAAATATTTCCCATCAAACATCAAAGTTTTTTCAATTCTCATTCTTCTTTTCAAGTAATCAATCGCACTGTCATTGGAAGATGCATTATCAACTACAATCGAAAATACTTTTTCTATCCCCATTCTCTCAAACAAATCTCAATCATCTTGCCAATTTCTTCCCCTACATGACTTGTGATTTTTGTAAAGTTAATTATTCTCTTGTGCAACATCCAATCACTATCTAAATAGTGAGCTGTAATAACCATataatttatgttttgaatCGAAGTCCAAGTATCAGTGGTAATACTCACCCTTAATCCATTAAGCACATTTtgaatcttcttcttctcctctaaAAATAAGGTATAAACCATACCTGCAACTTTCTTTCGGTCAGGAATTCGAAATCTCGGTTGTGCTTCATGCAGCAGAGGGTATAAACCATACCTGCAACTTTCTTTCGGTCAGGAATTCGAAATCTCGGTTGTGCTTCATGCAGCAGAGCAACAAATCCCTTCCCCTCAACAGCTCGAAATGATACTTCATCTATAATAACATATTCAGTGAGCTTCAGTTCACACTTTTTCTGATTAAAAGTGTGAGCAACTATTTGACTCCGTTGCCCCATAGTCTCATTCGTCAACATAGTTTGACCTTTCTCACAAGAGCCATCATATAGTGGACACTTCTTACACCTCTTCACTAAATGATTTTTCAATCCACTAGTACTCCCACTAACAGCTGGTATTTCGGTTTTGCAATAGATGCATATCCCTATTTGTTGTGTCGTGCCATTACTCAATTTCCTTGTTACTTTTACGCAGTGATCCCAATATGGGCTTCCGCCTTTTCTTTTAGGAGGCAGAGGAGGTTTTTCTATCGAATCTTCTATTGCTCGCTTTCGACTTGTACCATCATCATTTTTTGGATTATCGAGTGTCTTTGGTGGTTCAGAAGCAGGTGAATTTGAAAGCGGATGGGAAGATTCGAATTCCATCCTGATAAAATAACAGCAACACAATAAAGTTTTAATTAAACTATGATCGGTAACTAAACTTAACTACGAGaaataatttccaaaattaaatgatgagaAATATGAACAATATGACCCACTGATGCAATTTTTGATACATGAAATACATGTATcattcattaataaaaaaatttctacTATTTATTCTATTCTTCATATTAGCAGAAGAGAAAGAATGATAATGAGATGTTTGTGTTGATagaaataaatacaaaaaagaaACGTATTTTATTATCCACAGAACATATAATATAAATCCAATGTCACCACTAAAAGTTGGAATAAGAAAAAAGTATAATAATTACTCCATGTTTCTATTGTAGCGCcaactattaatattaaattttgaatacaatttatatttctctttttattCGCAGCTATGATTCATATTCATATAATCCATGTATTGAAGAATGCAGATTAGGCAACTGCTACGAAGAGAAAATAGTCTCAATTATGGGCAGTTTATgcaaatacataaaaatttaaataaataagctACAATCTTTAAAAGAAAAGATATGAGACCTTGACTGACAAGAGCGGGAAGGGTCGGCAATAGCGAGTTGTGAAGATGGATCCATGATGGAAGGTCCGAACTCCGAAGAACGAAAGGAGCAAAGCTCTCTTGTAGCTTGAATGTGAATATGTGATTGTAGGAGGAAGATGGTAGATTAGGGTTTAATGGTTGTGAATATAATATGCGTACTACTTATATTTAACTAAAATCATATATTTGTTTAAAACTAATTGATTCAAACATATCAAGTTTTCCTAATtgagtttatttgattttatatttacataATTAGCCGTCAACTCTAATGACACAAGATTTGATTTCTacatgtaaatatttatttgtttggtaaaaatatatatttacttgatataatttggcatatatattgatatcggtatataccatattttcggtatatacctaaaattacggtatataccgtattttcggtataccccggtatatgaaaattcatacctttaccgtaccgaaataaatcgataaggtatcataccttaccgaaaattgcggtataccgaaaatccGGTATTTTCGGTaatttttcggtacgataagggcggtatttcggtatttcggtatttttaccCAGCCCTAGACTAAACCCCTTTCTTGAAAAAAGTCTTGCATTCTCCCATTCACAAACTctcccccattatctgacctaaTGATTTGGATGTTCGGATTGTATTGGGTTTGGATAAGTGTATAGAAATctgtgaatttttcaaaaacttcagacttatttttcagaaaataaacccaggTCATACGAGAATAATCATCCACAAACAACACAAAATAACGAAATCATTGACCCCCGGTAACAGgtgcagggccccacacatcagagtgaATCAACGCAAAAGGTTTGTTCATTCTAGTATTATTCAACTTAAACGAGtgtctatggcttttggccaacagacaagtttcacaatgaAAAGACTGCATAGAAGTAGTTAATTTAGGATAAAGTAGACGAAGATATCCTATAGATGGgtgtcctaaccgacgatgccaaagccaagcctgcctGTCTGTCAgtccgtgagtcagcatcgcagtactctgttgggctatctcatccacatagtacagtccgcaccgttcagtgccacgcccaactatcgtccccgtcttgatatcctgcaGCATACAAAATTCCGGTTGCATCAGTAATTTGCAGTTCAGTTCCTTAGTCACATGGCTAATGGATAAGAGCTTATGTGATAATGACAGAACATAAAGGCAGTTAGACAGGCGTATAGTAGGAGAAATATTAATTGTTCCAGCCCCCCAGACTTGCGCTAGGTCTCCACTGGCAGTTTGGACATAGGTTTTTTCTGATTTTGAAATGGATAAAAAATATGAGGCATCAAATGACATTGTGTCGGTAGCCccgcaatcaaatatccattggGTGTCTTTGGTATGTGATTGTGAGGTTGAAGAACATGCCAGGGATTCAAAAGAATTTTTACACAGAATAAATGGCTGAATTTGAGGAGCAATCTGCAATGTTTTGGCAGTTTTGGGGTCATTGTGAGTTTTGGGTAAAATTCGTGGGGCATTGTGAGGTTTAGGAAAGGTTTGGGGTGGTTTTTGGTATATTTGGGATGAATGGGGTCGGTTTTGGGGTTTTTATTTTTCGTGGGTGGATTTTGTAGTATAGGGAAATTAGAGGGGTTGAATTTGGGTTTTGTAAGAGTCTGGGTATTTGATTGAAGATCCCCCCCATTCTCAGAAACCCCAGCCGCCTCCCCTTCATTCTTCTTCACTTCTTCCTCGTTTCTCATCGCAAAGCTGCCGCCGCCGTCGATGCTCTTCGATGGATAGGCGCTTGTCGGAGAAGACGTCGTCACTAAGCGATATGGATGCTGAGGACGACATGCTTCCGAGGCTGGAGGTATGGCCGACATGCTTCCGAGGCTGAGGACGGTGGAGGACTAGCTGGCCGGCAGCAGAGGCGGCGGGAGTCCGGCGGCTCCGCCGAGGACGGTGGATAGGCGTTGTCCGTCGGTGCGTTGGCCCCGCACCTCCTCTGCTTCTTCCCCGTTTCCCACCGCAAAGCCGCCGACGCTCCTTCACCCTCTAAGAGCTCTAGCGTCGGCGCCGCCGGCTGCTAACCGTTGCGGTGGTTACGCGAGCAGGAGGCAGCGCCACTGCTGGTCTTCTTCGGAGTAGTGGCAGATTCGCCGCTGGTTTTCTTCGGAGTAGGGACTCGATTTAGATTTTGGGATTTCTTGGGAAGCCAGGGGCTCGCGGGTGTTCCTGCAGTAGGAATGGACTTTACGCCGAAGTTCTTCGGGTTGTAggatttttggttttgatttgtGTTGGCTTTGTACAAATCAATTAGATTTGAGATAGACTCGATCAATAGCTCGAGAGTGTGTATTTGATTGACCTCCATTTAAGGCTTTTTGTTGatttcctgctctgataccatcttaacaatggtaatcgagagaggcggaACTCCTCTTGCTAGGCATTTGGAACACAAAGGATTTAGGAGTAGAGAAGGTGATTGTATATTTCGTTATGTTTTATGATGAATTACAGCTCTCATTATATAGGGAGGATTTGCCACCACTATCTATGGAAAATATACCAATCTATTCTAGGACATAATATGTTTTACATTAATTCCATAAATCTTTCCTATCAATtattcttgcaatcttttccttCCGTGGATGTCTCCGTTGATACAGTTTGACACTATGAAAGCAAGAATTTCAACCTAAGCAAGGATTTCAATTGTAATGTTTGATCTTTATTTTGCATCCATGGACAGCTAGATCTATTTATGTGGTTCATTGGTAAAGTAGATTAAAGAAAAAGCAATGGGAAATCAACAAACATAATAAAGACAATATTACGATTTAGCTACTGCTTTGTGTGGTTTTAATATAAATGTATAATTAAGTGAATAAGGAGATTATTTGTTGAAGTGGAAGCACATGCCTCTTATCATTTGGGAATCTTATATAATAAAATCTGAGAGGAGTGCCGTatatggtactccctccgtcccggactacttgcacttatttcctttctgagcattccaagttatttgcactatttccatttttagtaaaaattttcacctacagccataatatttgactttgctatacactcattccttaatctccgtgccaaaaatgaaacgtgcgagtagtgcgggacggagggagtactactattcTCATAATCATAATCTCAAAATTGAATATAGTTAACCAAAAGATATCTTGAGCACATCAAACTTAGAGCCCTCACTCTCAGCTCAGTAACACAGAAATTGGAAAAACAACAGAAAGAGAGTTCCATTGATCCTGGCCACTGAAGCCCAAAATAGAGTTGGTTCGCTATGGATGTCTGAATACAATGACAATTGCAGTGCAGTTATCCTTACACAAGCGTTCCCGGACAGCTTCTCTGACAAGCCGGCGGCTCACGGCTGTTACTGATAAACCTTCCTGTCATAGATGATACGTATACTATTTATTAGGGGGTGTTTACTTTGGATGACAGTTTAgataaataaacataatataagCTAATCCAGCACACACTAAAATGAATTTTGAACATTTTAAGCTTTGTTGGTCATCTAATCCTTCAAATACTCGGTCATAATAAATCGCCCCCTCAAAGCTTTTGTAAGCTATTCTTATCTACCAATCCTCATACATTCTCAGTAAGCATAAAGCAAAACGAACCTTTAACAGCTTATGAACAAATTCAACAGCATCACCAGCTCCAAAGACCTAGAATTTGGATAAAAAATCATTCATGTGGTCAATATTCAGTAAAACATAATTGAGATCTCTGTGAAATAATACAAATCATGAAATAGTTCACAGAGATGGAGATATACCCCCCACAAGCCATCACAGCCAAGAATCATAAAGTAGTCTCTCTCTGTAAGGTCAAATGAATGAACATCAGGAATTGCGGTGACGCCTACCTGAAAACCATTTAATTTTGTCAGTTTAGACAAGAACAGAAAGTATGCTAGAACTTCAAGATGTATGCAATGCTATCAAGTATATTAACAAAGTCAGAAATGTGACCTGGTAAATTTTATTCCtccaacgtttccaacacacaACACACAAAGTAAATGACAAGGAAATGAGAATAATGTGTATATGTTCTGAGGATGTTGGACATCTACTTATTTGGTCTTAATCGATATATAAATTGGCACGTGTgcaattttcatccaaaacatGCGGGCATACATGTCTTTCCTGGCAGCCCTATGAGGTTAAGTAACTTGACTACCAGATGGAGTTTCCTACCCCCATTGAGAGTTATAAAGATGAAAAGtgaaattaaaacataaaagtgAAAGACATGCTAAGTTGCATGTTATAGACAACATGACATGACTGTCAAGGATGTTGGAAAGAGCAAGGAGATAAAAAAACAGAACCTTCTTGAATTGCCTATCTCCAAAGGCTCTAGAAACTACTAGACGCCCCTGCAATCGTCCATTTGAATCGATAGATCCACCAGCCTATTCATGTAAATATATTCAGCAGTGTACTTAATCATCCAAGTAGAAAGCGCAAGGAAGGACAAGTTAGGCAGCTACACAACATTCCagcaaattaaaatttatataacaTATGTATATACAACTTGAGAACAACAATGAGGCATAATGGGACTAAAAAGTACACCCTCCGTCCCTCTGAAGctgagtcatattcctttttgggttgtcccactgtagctgagtcgtttccttttttggcaaaaagcaacaacttttcatctctcttactttactctcacttactttattctctcttcatctctctacctttttccttttctattttattattcatttacttaactcacttaacgcaactttttcttaaattccgtgccgaaaagaaacgcctctactacagagggacggagggagtagtactaatAGGGAGAAATTTAAAATGGACAAATAATTTCAGAATCCCAGCTATCAGAGAAGTTGTTCAGTTCCAATAAAATAGTGAACCATACAAGTTCGCCTGCCTCAATATAAAGGTCTTCAAATCTTGTAATTTGcattatgtgtgtgtgtgtagttGTGTAACATTCACAAGAAAATAGTCCACCAATAAAGGGCCAAGTGCGAAAACCCAACCTAAAGGTTACCATACCATCACTTATGAAGAAAAGTTTAGCAAACCATGATGAATTTATGTCAGACCCAGACTTGATAACATGGAACTATGAGACTACCAGCTTTAGTTTCAAGAAGTAAACACACAATAATGCTCTAAAAAGAAAGGACTCCTCTTTATCTGGAGGCATGTACCATTTACTAGCACCCAATCATGATGAGTAGAACATAAAATGATACAATCATGGTGAGTAAATCTTATCCTAGCACCCAAAGCAAACCTTATGAATCCGTGCTCTCTCTTGTGGATAGATGGCTTTGTGTTCTCGAGTCAAAACAATAGCCTTTAGTGGATTTGATCCGTCCAAACAACTCTGTGAGCCATCTACAACAGATGATCTTGCTACTACTGCCTTGGCATCACCAATATTTGCAACAAACACCTAAAAACAAAATCATTACAGATCCAGAGCAGAAAAATAAAGGGAATTAGTTAGACAAATGGTGCATTCCCAGCCAAATAATGGTTCAAACTATTATCTCTAATGGAAAAAGTATACATTCATCACTTGAACTATCAAAACACAACTAATCTGTATCTAAAACTATCATGAAACTGTCCTATACATGGACATAGTTTTTAAAGAATTATTAAAAATGTCTTATGGTTGGTGGCAAGATTTATTCTGTTATTCctcttttcattcaatgaaaATCTTGGAAGTTGGatgcatatatttattttgttcctcctgcttttcatcTAATGCCAAACTTGGATGCATAGTTCTTATATGCACCATAATGGGAAGTCATTAGAAAAAAACTTCATTGATTTCATTGAAAAGCAGTTACTGCAAAGGAACAAGAATATGAGGCACAAAATGAACTACCAAGCTGAACTGTGATTCTTACAACATTCAAATAAATTCTCTCCAGTTGAATATTCTGTTTATAATTGATTCCAATTTTGTTCGTTTGCTCAATCCAGTTGCAAACAAGGGATCACAAACAAACAACCAGCTCCTAACTATATCGACCAATGCCAAGAATGCCAAATACTTCATATTCAAGCTACATCTTATCCTATTGATACTGTTTTAGCATATATTGCACAACATATTTAGTGAAGGAAAGCTTACTGTTTGTCCCAATACCCAAACACATACAGCTGTGGCACCATCTTGCCATCCCCCTATCAACAAGCCAAAGTGAAACGCATATAAAGATACTTgactaaaacaaaacacaaaaaacTATATCTACATCCACAATTTCACACATGTCAGGTTCACATGGATGAGAGAAATCATTTGGATCCATGGTGAAATTTTGTCAGAGAAGAAAAATATAAGGGTAACCCCTTGGATACATGGTCAAAATTTTGTAAGTGAAGAAAAATATAGGGATAAACTCGCATTTTACCAGAGGATTCAACCTATAGAAATGCATCAAGCACCATAccttcaaattttgaatttatcaaATAGTAAAAAGCCTGCTAGAAATAGTGACATGCTTTACATCAACATAAGCATTCCTCTGccactcatttttcattttaggagcAGCAAGGGAAACGAAGAACAAACAATAAATATAGGAACCTGCAACACTTTCCTGAAGTAGAGCCTCATCCATCTTCCTAAATCCTACCCAAAGAAGAAACATGTTATCCAATCAACATCTTGAATCACACTTACAAAAGGTAGATGAGCAAGAGAAGTTCAAAGGGGCATACCATTTAGTATAGCCTTCTtcgcagtcttaacatccatctGAAGTTTTCACAAGAACAAGAGAGTAACATTATTAATGGAGTAAGAAAATACCCAAATAGGTTGAACAGAAATCCAATATTATCAGTAGAAAACTCAAAATTGGAACAATCAACTGAATGCATAGATAGACAGACCAACTCACGTGGTAAGCCTGCTGAAAGCACACTCTTGTGCAAATGCTTCTGCGCATACTCTGCAGCTAGCCGGCCTCCATGTCCATCATAAATTGCAAAATGCGCACATCTGCGATAGCATAAGAGATTcagaagaaagaaaaacaaaaatgaacaaAGCAAACAAAAGAGCAATTGCATTAAACAATAGAAGAGAATATTAGTAACATGAACAGATACGAACAGTTGCAATTGGGGGAAATGGAAAATTAATGATCAAGGAACCTCAAATTTCCCGGGGAATCGGAGGAGGCGTCTTCAAGTACCACCCAGGCATCTTCCATGGAGTGGCGTAACCCTTTGTCTTCAGCTGCACCGGCCTCTAACGCGAATAAAGCCTTGGTTGTACTGGAAGCAGCGATGGTAGTACTCTGAGTCTCGGATTGTTCCTCCGGTTTCAACCTTTTGTTGTCTGGTGAGGAGTTGGAGTCGCTAAGCACGTTGGGGCGTTTGAGCGCTGCCATTGCGGCGACGGAATTGGATTCTGGTGTAGCCATTTCCGTGATGGAATCGAATGGAAAAGGGGCCACTGATATTCTCTCTGgctctatattattattattattattattattattattattattattattattattattattattattattattactccctccgtcagcCGTCAAcagtggcgcggaattcccggcGAAATTTCCCggggaattcccaaaaacacctcctgccacgtcatacggacttcccactgcactgccacgtcataaggacttcccactgcacagtggcggataTCCCCAAGGACTTCTCGAAAGACtttccacaattaaaaaaaccacaaattcataaattaaacaatttacgaaattaaaatttcgacacaaattggaaaaaaaaattccattaaataaaaaaaagaaaagtacatttcaccaaattaaaaaaaaaacatttcaataattaaaaactacatcaacgacgacccctccgctgccatacttcttcaataatatcgttctagagccgaacatgggcttgtctttggcgcatgtcggcaaatgcacggactcgatcgacatcgtcattgggtatccccatgcgtacattgctagtggccacgccgtggcttggacccgcagcaccagcatcatcattggtccaatcagtcagtgctggaccttcatcttcgaatatcatgttgtgcatgataatacacgcgtacatgatatcggcgatgctgtcaacataccacagccgtgttggacccttcactgccgcccatcgagcctggagcacaccaaatgctcgCTCCACATCTTTGCGTGCTGCCTCTTggcgacccgcaaaatatatcttattttcatctgctgggcatctgatcgtcctcacaaagacgggccacatagggtatatctcatccgccaaataatagcccatattgtgctggttgccgttggcgacgaagttgacggccggaccaacgcccatgcactgctcgttgaaaaggggcaacgactggaggacgttgatgtcgttgttagacccggctactccaaaataggcatgccaaatccagcgtcggtagtcagctaccgcttcaaggatcatcgtgggatgcttggcctTGAAACTAGTAGTGTGCGTCCCTTTCCaagcagcggggcagttcttccattacaagtgcatacaatctatgctgcctaacatccccagaaacccgtgctgattcccgtgcatatccagcagagcctgacaatcttcgggggtaggcctCCGAAGATatctatccccgaatatctccctaacgccctgacaaaaatacttcaggcaatcgcgggcagtcgtctcgccgatgtggaggtactcgtccaacatgtcggccgcgcctccgtatgccaactgcctgattgcgacaatgcacttctgaatcggcgtgtggccgggtttaccagccgcatcctcccgcactctgaaatacccgtatcaacgctccaaagcgcccacgatacgcagaaagagcggacgatgcatcctaaaccgtcgccgaaataggttctccccaaaccgtggctccggcgcaaagtaatcctcatacaaccgagcgtgggcagcgaggtggtcccggggtattatagttcgactatggatgggtcgaggtaccgccggtgccaaggccgcttgttcctccctctccacTGATTCCCGCATACGTGCATGAATCAgacgcatcatgtgttcataatgccaaccactaccactaccactaccactaccactacagCCATtccggatatataaaagaaatgtagagagagaaacttgttaaaataagtggtgtgaatgaaatgctgttcaacgagccg from Salvia splendens isolate huo1 chromosome 9, SspV2, whole genome shotgun sequence includes:
- the LOC121748936 gene encoding probable protein phosphatase 2C 8; the protein is MATPESNSVAAMAALKRPNVLSDSNSSPDNKRLKPEEQSETQSTTIAASSTTKALFALEAGAAEDKGLRHSMEDAWVVLEDASSDSPGNLRCAHFAIYDGHGGRLAAEYAQKHLHKSVLSAGLPRELMDVKTAKKAILNGFRKMDEALLQESVAGGWQDGATAVCVWVLGQTVFVANIGDAKAVVARSSVVDGSQSCLDGSNPLKAIVLTREHKAIYPQERARIHKAGGSIDSNGRLQGRLVVSRAFGDRQFKKVGVTAIPDVHSFDLTERDYFMILGCDGLWGVFGAGDAVEFVHKLLKEGLSVTAVSRRLVREAVRERLCKDNCTAIVIVFRHP